A window of the Nocardia sp. NBC_01329 genome harbors these coding sequences:
- a CDS encoding bifunctional 3,4-dihydroxy-2-butanone-4-phosphate synthase/GTP cyclohydrolase II produces MTRFDSIERAVADIAAGKPVVVVDDEDRENEGDLIFAAEKATPELVAFMIRYTSGYICVPLTGDDCDRLGLPPMYAVNQDKHGTAYTVSVDAKEGVTTGISGADRATTIRLLADGDAKPNDFTRPGHVVPLRAKDGGVLRRPGHTEAAVDLARMAGLRAAGVICEIVSQKEDGHMARTDELRVFADEHELALISIAEMIAWRRKHEKHVVRVAQARIPTVHGEFTAVGYQSIYDDVEHVALVRGDVGDGEDVLVRVHSECLTGDVFGSLRCDCGPQLDAALEMVAAEGRGVVLYMRGHEGRGIGLMHKLQAYQLQDSGHDTVDANIELGLPADARDYGTGAQILVDLGLRSMRLLTNNPAKRVGLDGYGLRITERVPMPVRANAENLRYLRTKRDRMGHDLVGLDDLDLGETAQ; encoded by the coding sequence GTGACCAGGTTCGACAGCATCGAGCGCGCGGTCGCCGATATCGCGGCCGGTAAACCGGTCGTCGTGGTCGACGACGAGGACCGGGAGAACGAGGGCGACCTCATCTTCGCCGCGGAGAAGGCCACCCCGGAACTCGTGGCGTTCATGATCCGCTACACCTCGGGCTACATCTGCGTACCGCTCACCGGCGACGACTGCGATCGGCTGGGCCTGCCTCCGATGTACGCGGTGAACCAGGACAAGCACGGCACCGCCTACACCGTGTCGGTCGATGCCAAAGAGGGCGTGACCACCGGTATCTCCGGCGCCGACCGGGCCACCACCATCCGGCTGCTGGCCGACGGCGATGCCAAACCGAACGATTTCACCCGGCCCGGCCATGTGGTGCCGCTGCGGGCCAAGGACGGCGGCGTGCTGCGCCGGCCCGGCCACACCGAAGCCGCCGTGGATCTGGCCAGGATGGCCGGGCTGCGCGCGGCCGGGGTGATCTGCGAGATCGTCAGTCAGAAGGAAGACGGGCATATGGCCCGCACCGACGAGCTGCGGGTCTTCGCCGACGAACACGAACTGGCGTTGATCTCGATCGCCGAGATGATCGCGTGGCGGCGTAAGCACGAGAAGCATGTCGTGCGGGTCGCGCAGGCGCGAATTCCCACCGTGCACGGGGAGTTCACCGCCGTCGGCTACCAGAGCATCTACGACGATGTCGAACATGTCGCGCTGGTCCGCGGGGATGTCGGCGACGGCGAGGACGTCCTGGTCCGGGTGCATTCGGAATGCCTGACCGGCGATGTCTTCGGTTCGCTGCGCTGCGACTGCGGGCCGCAGCTGGACGCGGCTCTGGAGATGGTGGCCGCCGAGGGGCGCGGCGTGGTGCTGTACATGCGCGGACACGAGGGCCGTGGCATCGGACTCATGCACAAACTCCAGGCCTATCAGCTGCAGGATTCCGGGCACGACACGGTCGACGCCAATATCGAACTCGGCCTGCCCGCCGACGCCCGCGACTACGGGACCGGCGCGCAGATCTTGGTCGACCTCGGCCTGCGGTCGATGCGGCTGCTGACCAACAATCCGGCCAAACGGGTCGGGCTCGACGGGTACGGGCTACGGATCACCGAGCGGGTGCCCATGCCGGTGCGGGCCAATGCCGAGAACCTGCGTTACCTGCGCACCAAACGCGACCGGATGGGCCACGACCTGGTGGGTCTCGACGATCTGGACCTCGGGGAGACGGCGCAGTGA
- a CDS encoding ATP-binding protein, translated as MINTSAEQGLHGAPVEIRVAASATQLPIVRGLAETLVLLSDFTLDEVADIRLAVDEACSTLIGLAAPDTSLQCVFSIGDTELRVLVAGVASREGLPDARSFGWHVLRTLTDAVDARQDPFDQQVSGYPTAVEFRRARGKA; from the coding sequence GTGATCAATACTTCGGCGGAACAAGGGCTCCACGGTGCCCCGGTGGAGATTCGGGTGGCGGCATCGGCGACACAGCTGCCGATCGTGCGCGGTCTCGCCGAGACCCTGGTCCTGCTCAGTGATTTCACCTTGGACGAGGTCGCCGATATCCGGCTGGCGGTGGACGAGGCATGCTCGACCCTGATCGGCCTGGCTGCCCCGGATACGAGTCTGCAGTGTGTCTTCAGCATCGGCGATACCGAACTGCGAGTGCTGGTCGCCGGGGTGGCGTCGCGGGAGGGGCTGCCCGATGCGCGGAGTTTCGGCTGGCATGTACTGCGTACCTTGACCGATGCGGTCGACGCCCGGCAGGACCCCTTCGATCAGCAGGTTTCCGGATATCCGACAGCGGTCGAATTCCGTCGGGCCCGGGGGAAAGCGTAG
- a CDS encoding PH domain-containing protein, with the protein MPVVRIWRRGEAAAAGTTAAWELEVRPRRSRRTAVIVAGVLVVAFALLGIFLRSGYTGVNFRVVDQFAMAAIGFFGAAAVLLLTRPRVRAGRHGVAVRNVLGDNEFEWKHIRGVSFPDRKAWARLELVNDDYVPMLAVRSNDGEHAAAALDRLRELGAKYITSS; encoded by the coding sequence GTGCCCGTGGTTCGGATCTGGCGCCGGGGTGAAGCCGCCGCAGCGGGGACTACCGCCGCATGGGAGCTGGAGGTGCGCCCGCGCAGGTCGCGGCGTACGGCGGTGATCGTCGCGGGGGTCCTGGTGGTGGCGTTCGCGCTGCTCGGGATCTTCCTGCGGTCCGGCTACACCGGGGTGAACTTTCGGGTGGTGGACCAGTTCGCGATGGCGGCCATCGGTTTCTTCGGCGCGGCGGCCGTCCTGCTGCTCACCCGGCCCCGCGTGCGCGCCGGCCGACACGGCGTAGCGGTTCGGAATGTGCTCGGGGACAACGAGTTCGAGTGGAAACATATTCGCGGTGTCTCGTTCCCCGATCGCAAGGCATGGGCTCGGCTGGAACTGGTGAACGACGATTACGTGCCCATGCTGGCAGTGCGGTCGAATGACGGCGAACATGCCGCGGCGGCCCTGGACCGGCTCCGTGAACTGGGTGCGAAGTACATCACGTCCAGCTGA
- a CDS encoding DUF1254 domain-containing protein: MPSTDTTGLSRSELTALAAEAFVYGFPLVFDLRQVARFTGAGMGSLPPAPLNEFSHATTLAGPQDTFVSINNDTVYSIANIDTGGGPVRFDVPDAAGRYYVMQFVDAWTNNFAYIGHRSTGTLAGAYLLVSAGWDGMPPEDVTVIESPTPVATIIGRWAVDGDADLPAVRALQKELRLTATAPGRGLPGPSPGVPEDLVFFEQLRVWMRAYPPADRDHRYQQRFRPLGLLDAETPYADLDPDRAVILREGAAAGKQRLETALTRSGAPQQNGWNLSYHAFDYNLDFFQVGALDDPHWKLPDDPDRYLLRAAAARGALWGNHGYEAAYAMVYTDSDGRPLDGAHRYELRFAEPPPCAAFWSVTMYDTPDFYLVANPIGRYSLGDRTPGLRTAPDGSLTMVLQHHEPTDPQERANWLPAPAGTFRPVLRVYEPHAAVFDGSYELPPIIRVE, translated from the coding sequence ATGCCGAGCACCGATACCACCGGGCTGTCCCGAAGCGAACTGACCGCGCTGGCGGCAGAGGCGTTCGTCTACGGCTTCCCGCTCGTCTTCGATCTCCGGCAGGTGGCACGATTCACCGGCGCCGGGATGGGCAGCCTGCCTCCGGCACCGTTGAACGAATTCAGCCACGCCACCACTCTCGCCGGGCCGCAGGACACGTTCGTCTCCATCAACAACGACACCGTCTACTCGATCGCGAATATCGATACCGGCGGCGGACCGGTTCGCTTCGATGTACCGGATGCGGCGGGCCGCTATTACGTGATGCAGTTCGTCGACGCCTGGACGAACAACTTCGCCTATATCGGTCATCGGTCCACCGGCACCCTCGCAGGGGCTTACCTGCTGGTGTCGGCCGGCTGGGACGGTATGCCGCCCGAGGATGTCACTGTGATCGAATCCCCCACCCCGGTCGCGACCATCATCGGCCGGTGGGCGGTGGACGGGGATGCGGATCTCCCCGCGGTTCGCGCACTGCAGAAGGAGCTGCGGCTGACGGCCACGGCGCCCGGGCGAGGCCTGCCGGGTCCGTCCCCCGGAGTTCCCGAGGACCTCGTTTTCTTCGAACAGCTCCGAGTGTGGATGCGCGCCTACCCGCCCGCCGACCGCGATCACCGCTACCAGCAGCGTTTCCGGCCGCTGGGTTTACTGGACGCCGAAACGCCGTACGCCGATCTCGACCCGGATCGGGCGGTGATCCTGCGCGAAGGTGCGGCGGCCGGGAAACAGCGACTCGAAACGGCACTGACCCGCAGCGGCGCCCCCCAGCAGAACGGCTGGAATCTGAGCTATCACGCCTTCGACTACAACCTGGATTTCTTCCAGGTCGGCGCTCTCGACGATCCGCACTGGAAACTTCCCGACGATCCGGACCGCTATCTACTGCGCGCCGCGGCGGCCCGCGGCGCGCTCTGGGGCAACCACGGCTACGAGGCCGCCTATGCGATGGTCTACACCGACAGCGACGGCCGGCCGCTGGACGGCGCCCATCGCTACGAGCTGCGCTTCGCCGAGCCGCCACCGTGCGCTGCGTTCTGGTCGGTGACCATGTACGACACACCGGATTTCTACCTCGTGGCCAATCCGATCGGCCGCTACTCGCTGGGCGATCGCACACCCGGATTGCGAACGGCCCCGGACGGTTCGCTCACCATGGTTCTGCAGCACCACGAACCCACCGATCCGCAAGAGCGGGCCAACTGGCTGCCCGCACCGGCCGGGACGTTCCGGCCGGTGCTACGGGTCTACGAACCACACGCGGCCGTGTTCGACGGCAGCTACGAACTTCCCCCGATCATCCGCGTCGAGTAG
- a CDS encoding SigB/SigF/SigG family RNA polymerase sigma factor, whose translation MENSSSAGGYDDVADLFVRLAGTEPDSAEQAALRNELIARCIPLADHIARKFSGRGEPFDDLTQVARVGLVHAVDRFDISRGSNFLSFAVPTIMGEVRRYFRDNTWAMRVPRRVKETHLRIGAAVDSLSQSLGRSPTAKEIAAELDVDPDEVTQAVIAGNAYQPTSIDAASVGRDTDASLLDTLGEEEAQFDRVEEYVAIRPLLAGLPERERRILTMRFFESMTQTQIAQQMGISQMHVSRILAKTLARLREQSSRE comes from the coding sequence CTGGAGAATTCGTCCTCGGCGGGCGGGTACGACGATGTCGCGGACCTGTTCGTCCGGTTGGCCGGAACCGAACCGGATTCGGCGGAGCAGGCGGCGCTGCGCAACGAGTTGATCGCCCGGTGCATTCCGCTGGCCGACCATATCGCTCGCAAGTTCAGCGGCCGCGGCGAACCGTTCGATGATCTCACCCAGGTCGCCCGGGTCGGCCTGGTGCACGCGGTGGATCGTTTCGATATCTCGCGCGGCTCGAACTTCCTGTCTTTCGCGGTGCCCACGATCATGGGCGAGGTCCGCCGATACTTCCGCGACAACACCTGGGCGATGCGGGTGCCACGCCGGGTCAAGGAGACCCATCTGCGGATCGGTGCCGCCGTGGACTCGCTGTCGCAATCGCTGGGGCGCTCGCCGACGGCCAAGGAGATCGCGGCCGAACTGGATGTCGACCCGGACGAGGTGACCCAGGCCGTGATCGCCGGTAATGCCTACCAGCCGACCTCGATCGACGCGGCCTCGGTGGGCCGCGATACCGATGCCTCGCTGCTGGATACCCTCGGCGAGGAAGAAGCGCAGTTCGACCGGGTCGAGGAATACGTGGCGATCCGACCGCTGCTGGCCGGGCTCCCCGAGCGGGAGCGCCGGATTCTGACCATGCGGTTCTTCGAGTCGATGACCCAGACCCAGATCGCGCAGCAGATGGGTATTTCACAGATGCACGTCTCGCGAATTCTCGCGAAGACGCTGGCGAGGTTGCGCGAACAATCGTCGCGGGAGTAG
- the rpe gene encoding ribulose-phosphate 3-epimerase — protein sequence MIAPSILSADFARLADEADAVSTADWLHVDVMDAHFVPNLTLGLPVVESLLKATDIPLDCHLMIEDPGRWAPPYAEAGAYNVTFHAEATEDPVAVARDIRAAGAKAGLSVKPNTPIEPYLEILRDFDTLLVMSVEPGFGGQSFMPEVLEKARIVRRLVDAGELRLVVEIDGGINADTIEQAAAAGIDCFVAGSAIYNTEDPGATVEKLRRQAESSRSAHHVMR from the coding sequence ATGATCGCCCCATCCATTCTGTCCGCGGATTTCGCCCGGTTGGCCGATGAAGCCGATGCGGTGTCGACTGCCGACTGGTTGCACGTCGATGTGATGGATGCGCATTTCGTCCCGAACCTGACCCTGGGACTACCGGTGGTCGAGAGCCTTCTGAAAGCGACCGATATTCCGCTGGACTGTCATTTGATGATCGAGGATCCGGGCCGGTGGGCGCCGCCGTACGCAGAGGCGGGCGCCTACAACGTGACCTTCCATGCCGAGGCGACCGAGGATCCGGTGGCCGTGGCGCGCGATATCCGGGCCGCCGGGGCGAAAGCGGGTCTGTCGGTGAAGCCGAATACCCCGATCGAGCCCTATCTGGAGATCCTGCGCGATTTCGACACCCTGTTGGTGATGAGTGTCGAACCCGGTTTCGGTGGGCAGTCGTTCATGCCGGAGGTGCTGGAGAAGGCTCGGATCGTCCGGCGCCTGGTCGACGCGGGGGAGTTGCGGCTGGTGGTGGAGATCGACGGTGGGATCAATGCCGACACCATCGAGCAGGCCGCGGCCGCGGGGATCGATTGCTTCGTGGCGGGGTCGGCCATCTACAACACCGAGGATCCGGGCGCCACCGTGGAGAAATTGCGCCGGCAGGCCGAGTCCAGCAGGTCGGCGCATCACGTAATGCGCTGA
- a CDS encoding molybdopterin oxidoreductase family protein: MTAETIARQCTLCEAHCGILVTVEDTKVVEIEGNPDDVLSKGYICPKATAMAGLHDDPDRLRTPVRRVGDTFEPIGWDEAFREIGTRLRQVRRDHGPHSVGMYLGNPAAHNSAIMYAFALRIALMTRNFYTASSIDQFPQEFVAWQMYGSNFLMPIADIDRTDRMVIIGANPAVSNGSVTTMPGARNRIKNVRARGGKVVVIDPRRTETARLADEHVSVLPGGDPYLLLAMLHVLITEDLCDRTAVRTQCAGLDELRDLVADFTPEDAAPCAGVDAETIRRLAREHAAAKSAVMYARIGVCQTLTGTVTHWLVNTINAITGNLDRPGGQMYATPAVDLMPLARRISPYYGAWTDRSGKYKSFRFELPVAALAPEILDDGPDRIRAMITYAGNPVLSTPQRGQLDKALGSLDFYVAVDMYITETTRHADIILPPLSPLEREDLDILLTMFSVHNNIRFNTRAVEPENDGLEDWEIMARLTTEILPLPLRSLTGRALNAVFARFSPLRAAALGIAAGPHGVLRRGRSGVTLKKVRAARGGIDLGPLQPRLRSLIATADRKVQLAPRRFVLEARRLLDEARAGGADRDQGFDLRLIGRRHLRSNNSWLHNVPAMVKGRDRCTALMHPQDAAARGLADGGRATVSSPIGSIVVPVEISDEIRPGTVAIPHGWGHGEPGVGWRVAAGVPGANVNLLHDPEQVDRISGNAAVNSTWVKVHAV, translated from the coding sequence ATGACCGCTGAGACCATCGCCCGGCAGTGCACCCTGTGCGAGGCGCACTGCGGCATCCTGGTGACCGTCGAGGACACGAAAGTCGTCGAAATCGAGGGCAATCCCGACGATGTCCTGTCCAAGGGTTACATCTGCCCCAAGGCCACCGCCATGGCCGGCCTGCACGACGATCCGGACCGGCTCCGCACCCCGGTGCGCCGGGTCGGCGACACGTTCGAACCCATCGGCTGGGATGAGGCTTTCCGCGAGATCGGTACCCGACTGCGGCAGGTTCGCCGCGACCACGGGCCGCATTCGGTCGGTATGTACCTGGGTAACCCGGCCGCGCACAATTCGGCGATCATGTACGCCTTCGCGTTGCGGATAGCCCTGATGACCCGCAATTTCTACACGGCCTCCTCGATCGACCAGTTCCCGCAGGAATTCGTGGCCTGGCAGATGTACGGGTCGAATTTCCTGATGCCGATCGCCGATATCGACCGCACCGACCGAATGGTGATCATCGGCGCCAATCCCGCGGTGTCCAACGGATCGGTCACCACTATGCCCGGCGCCCGGAACCGGATCAAGAATGTGCGCGCCCGCGGCGGCAAGGTCGTCGTGATCGACCCGCGGCGCACCGAGACCGCCCGCCTGGCAGACGAACACGTGTCCGTCCTGCCCGGCGGCGACCCGTACCTGCTGCTCGCAATGCTGCACGTGCTGATCACCGAGGATCTGTGCGACCGGACCGCCGTCCGCACCCAGTGCGCCGGTCTGGACGAGTTGCGGGATCTGGTCGCCGATTTCACGCCCGAGGACGCCGCCCCCTGCGCCGGTGTGGACGCCGAGACGATCCGGCGTCTGGCCCGCGAGCACGCGGCCGCGAAATCGGCGGTGATGTACGCACGGATCGGGGTGTGCCAGACCTTGACCGGCACCGTCACCCATTGGCTCGTCAACACCATCAACGCGATCACCGGAAACCTGGACCGGCCGGGCGGCCAGATGTATGCCACCCCGGCGGTGGATCTGATGCCACTGGCGCGCCGGATATCGCCGTATTACGGCGCCTGGACTGACCGCTCCGGGAAATACAAATCGTTCCGGTTCGAATTGCCGGTCGCGGCACTGGCCCCGGAGATCCTCGACGACGGACCGGACCGGATCCGCGCCATGATCACTTACGCGGGCAACCCGGTCCTGTCCACCCCGCAACGCGGACAACTCGACAAGGCGCTGGGATCGCTGGATTTCTATGTGGCCGTGGATATGTACATCACCGAGACAACCCGGCACGCCGACATCATCCTGCCGCCCCTCTCGCCGCTGGAACGCGAGGACCTCGACATCCTGCTCACCATGTTCAGCGTCCATAACAACATCCGGTTCAATACGCGGGCGGTCGAACCGGAGAACGACGGTCTCGAGGATTGGGAGATCATGGCGCGGTTGACCACCGAGATCCTGCCGCTCCCGCTGCGTTCGCTCACCGGCCGAGCACTCAACGCCGTATTCGCCCGGTTCAGCCCGCTGCGGGCGGCAGCGCTGGGGATAGCGGCCGGTCCGCACGGTGTGCTGCGGCGCGGGCGTAGCGGCGTCACGCTGAAGAAGGTGCGGGCGGCACGCGGCGGTATCGACCTGGGCCCGCTGCAACCGCGCCTGCGCTCGCTCATCGCCACCGCCGACCGCAAGGTCCAGCTGGCGCCCCGGCGGTTCGTCCTCGAGGCACGCCGGCTGCTCGACGAGGCACGTGCGGGCGGCGCCGACCGCGACCAGGGTTTCGATCTGCGGCTCATCGGCCGCCGCCATCTGCGCAGCAATAATTCCTGGTTGCACAACGTGCCGGCGATGGTGAAGGGTCGCGACCGTTGCACCGCGCTCATGCACCCGCAGGACGCGGCCGCTCGCGGGTTGGCCGACGGTGGCCGGGCAACGGTGAGCTCCCCTATCGGCTCCATCGTGGTTCCGGTGGAGATAAGCGACGAGATCCGGCCGGGCACGGTCGCCATCCCGCACGGCTGGGGTCACGGCGAACCTGGTGTCGGCTGGAGGGTGGCGGCCGGAGTGCCCGGCGCGAACGTCAACCTGCTGCACGATCCGGAACAGGTGGACCGCATCTCCGGCAACGCCGCCGTCAACAGCACCTGGGTGAAAGTCCACGCTGTGTAG
- a CDS encoding RsmB/NOP family class I SAM-dependent RNA methyltransferase, translating into METLRAVRDRDAYANLVLPGLLREYRVEGRDAALATELGYGACRALGVLDAVIADCAGREIDEIDGSLLDILRLGTYQLLRTRVEPHAAVHTSVEFARIESGSGRAGFVNAVLRRVSERSPEEWVARLAPGDPVARLAFEHAHPVWIARAFADALGGDAGELPDLLAADDARPLVHLVARPGDITAEELALVTGGAEGRWSPYAVYLEGGDPGALEPVREGMAAVQDEGSQLVALALTRAELHGDDGGRWLDLCAGPGGKTALLGALADIDGYRVDAVEPAKHRAELVRAATKGLPVEVHIVDGRDTGLAPGYDRILVDAPCTGLGALRRRPEARWRRTPGDVAALVTLQRELLTAAWDLLRPGGVVVYSTCSPHLPETVAVVADAVRRTGAEQLDVRPLLPGVTGLGAGPAVQLWPHRHGTDAMFAAALRKPV; encoded by the coding sequence CTGGAGACCCTGCGTGCTGTACGCGACCGGGATGCCTACGCGAATCTGGTCCTGCCCGGACTGCTGCGCGAGTACCGCGTGGAAGGACGTGACGCCGCCCTGGCCACCGAACTCGGTTACGGTGCCTGCCGTGCCCTGGGTGTGCTCGACGCGGTGATCGCCGATTGCGCCGGTCGTGAGATCGACGAGATCGACGGCTCACTGCTGGACATTCTGCGACTCGGTACGTACCAGTTGCTGCGCACCCGGGTCGAACCGCACGCTGCCGTGCACACCTCGGTCGAATTCGCGCGCATCGAATCAGGTTCGGGCCGTGCCGGATTCGTCAATGCGGTACTGCGCCGGGTCAGCGAGCGGAGCCCGGAGGAATGGGTCGCCCGGCTCGCCCCCGGCGACCCTGTCGCTCGGCTCGCTTTCGAACACGCTCACCCGGTGTGGATCGCGCGGGCGTTCGCCGACGCGCTGGGCGGCGACGCGGGCGAACTGCCCGACCTGCTGGCCGCCGACGATGCCCGCCCGCTGGTGCATCTGGTGGCCCGCCCGGGGGATATCACCGCCGAGGAACTCGCGCTGGTCACCGGCGGTGCGGAAGGCCGCTGGTCGCCGTATGCGGTGTATCTGGAGGGCGGCGATCCCGGCGCCCTGGAACCGGTGCGGGAGGGAATGGCCGCGGTCCAGGACGAGGGCAGCCAGCTCGTGGCCCTCGCGCTGACCCGAGCGGAGCTGCACGGCGATGACGGCGGCCGCTGGCTGGACCTGTGTGCGGGTCCGGGCGGTAAGACCGCGCTGCTCGGCGCACTGGCCGATATCGACGGCTACCGGGTGGACGCGGTGGAACCGGCGAAGCACCGCGCCGAACTCGTCCGCGCCGCGACCAAGGGCCTGCCGGTCGAGGTGCATATCGTCGACGGCCGCGACACCGGCCTGGCCCCCGGCTACGACCGGATCCTGGTCGACGCCCCGTGTACCGGTCTCGGCGCGCTGCGCCGCCGTCCGGAGGCCCGCTGGCGACGCACCCCCGGCGATGTCGCCGCTCTGGTCACTCTGCAGCGTGAACTGCTGACCGCGGCCTGGGACCTGCTGCGCCCCGGCGGCGTCGTGGTGTATTCGACCTGCTCGCCGCATTTGCCGGAAACCGTTGCTGTGGTCGCGGATGCGGTCCGGCGCACCGGCGCCGAACAACTGGACGTGCGACCGCTGCTCCCCGGCGTCACCGGCCTCGGTGCCGGGCCCGCGGTTCAGCTGTGGCCGCATCGGCACGGCACCGACGCCATGTTCGCGGCCGCGCTGCGCAAACCCGTGTAG
- the ribH gene encoding 6,7-dimethyl-8-ribityllumazine synthase, which produces MSGTGVPSFALADAKDLRLAIVASRWHTEICDTLVANAERVAAEAGVHHTTVARCAGAMELPVLAQELARTHDAVVALGVVIRGDTPHFDYVCDSVTAGLTRVSLDESTPVANGVLTTDNEHQALDRAGLPDSAENKGEQAAAAALDAALTLRALRTAG; this is translated from the coding sequence ATGAGCGGCACCGGGGTACCGAGCTTCGCGCTCGCGGATGCCAAGGATCTGCGGTTGGCGATCGTGGCGTCCCGCTGGCATACCGAGATCTGCGACACCCTGGTCGCCAACGCCGAACGCGTGGCCGCCGAGGCCGGAGTACATCACACGACGGTGGCGCGCTGCGCCGGAGCGATGGAGTTGCCGGTCCTGGCCCAGGAACTGGCTCGCACCCACGACGCCGTGGTCGCGCTGGGTGTCGTGATCCGGGGTGATACCCCACATTTCGACTACGTCTGTGATTCGGTGACCGCTGGTCTGACACGGGTGTCGCTGGACGAGAGCACCCCGGTGGCCAACGGCGTACTCACCACCGACAACGAGCATCAAGCCCTCGACCGGGCCGGACTTCCGGATTCGGCGGAGAACAAAGGGGAGCAGGCGGCCGCGGCCGCACTGGATGCCGCCCTCACCCTCCGCGCACTCCGCACGGCAGGCTGA
- a CDS encoding riboflavin synthase: MFTGIVEELGEIVAREQLTDAARLTIRGKLVTSDAGHGDSIAVNGVCLTVVDVLDGAFTVDVMGETLRRSSIGGLEPGSRVNLERAAAVNSRLGGHIVQGHVDATGTILARTPEDNWELVRVSLPDAIAKYVVEKGSITVNGISLTVSGLGRTDDPAADGTRDWFEVSLIPTTLSLTDLGTSTSGTVVNLEVDVIAKYVERLHQRG; this comes from the coding sequence ATGTTCACGGGCATCGTCGAGGAACTGGGCGAGATCGTCGCCCGCGAACAACTGACCGACGCGGCACGGCTGACGATCCGCGGGAAGCTGGTCACCTCCGATGCCGGGCACGGTGATTCGATCGCCGTCAACGGCGTCTGTCTCACCGTCGTCGATGTACTCGACGGTGCGTTCACCGTCGATGTGATGGGTGAAACGCTGCGGCGGTCGAGTATCGGCGGACTCGAGCCCGGATCCCGGGTCAATTTGGAGCGTGCGGCCGCGGTGAACAGCCGTCTCGGCGGCCATATCGTGCAGGGGCATGTGGACGCTACCGGCACCATCCTGGCCCGGACACCGGAAGACAACTGGGAATTGGTCCGGGTCTCACTGCCCGACGCGATCGCCAAGTATGTGGTGGAGAAGGGCTCCATCACCGTGAACGGCATCTCGCTCACCGTGTCCGGGCTCGGCCGGACCGATGACCCGGCCGCCGACGGAACCCGGGACTGGTTCGAGGTCTCGCTGATTCCGACCACGCTGAGCCTCACCGACCTCGGTACATCCACCTCCGGGACGGTCGTGAACCTCGAGGTCGATGTGATCGCCAAGTACGTCGAGCGCCTCCACCAGCGCGGCTGA